ttttttccaGTTAGTGTCTCAATGCCTTTGAAGAGATTTTAGGGCAATTCAATAACAGGCCTCTTAGACATCTCCCTCATTTTATCCTATAGACATAATGCTATTTCAATGGAGCTGCCACCCTATATACAACAGGCAATGTCTACACGTGTAGTCATGGATTGATGGCACGATGACTTGCTCAAGACAACCTAAGAACAAACGTGAGCAATGACCTGCTTGGAAATGAATTGTACAGCTTTCCATCAGCTCTCATTTCTGGGCTCAGGAATGCACTCCTGCCGAATTCTTGCAAAAGCCTGTTCTCCAGTCTGAGCTTCAGATTTAGGAGTTCGTTTGTTCCATGTTTAGAGAACTGTGCTATCTAGTAGGTACGGTTGtggctattttaatttaaattaatttgaatacattttttaagtcaATCATTTAAATTCATTAGCTGatcttacttaaaattaaatgaaattcaaaattcagttcttcagttaCACTAGCCACATTCTGAGCattcaatagccacatgtggctagtggctatcgTGTTGGACAGCACAGATGACAGGACATGGCCATCAGGGCAGAAAGTCTTATTCTTTGAGTTATCTTTGAGCTCAAAATGTGGTTGAGTGGGGAGTGGAGAGGTGGTGCAAAAAGAGTATGGTTGGAGAGGAGGGATTGCCATGGACTTCTACTAGCAACCAGAGGGGAtttcaagtaaagaaataattgctgaatACTTATTCCATGAGCACCACACctgagagaaacaaagataaataagtgaGATGTAGTTCCTGTCCTCAGGAAATTCAAagtaaaaccaaagaaacaaaaacacattatgaAACCACTTTAATTAATACAAGTTATAGTGCCAAAAGGGACATATCATGAGAAAGCTATGGGGGCACTCAGGGAGTTCTTAACAGAAATTAAAGATGAGAATACTAAAGTGGCTGAAGGGTGGAAGAAAAAGGAGACCACAGGGTAGGAGAGGACccccagaagagagagaacagcGATTGGAGAGAAATGtcaaagtggaattgctgactAACACAAATCTGATATGGAGCCAGGCCAGTAGAAGGGGTAGATTTCCAACATCACCAAACACCATTTTCTTTATTCGTCTCCCACCACTGTGTTTTGAAAGATGTTTATCATTATtacctaccatttttttttaagattttatttatttattcatgagagacatacagagagaggcagagacataggcagagggggctcccacagggagcctgatatggatcCTGataggatcccaggaccctaggatcacgacctgagccaaaggcagatgctcaaccacttagccacccaggcgtgctaACCTGTGTTTCTTCTTGAAGCAATTTCTAATATAGTATATCCCTATACTATGTTTTGGGTTGCTGAACTCCTGCTGGATCaatgatttcataattttataattaagaagCAGCAATTAGATATATTCcttcatctaataaatatttactggagATACTCCAAGCAGTGGGGACATAGTGATAGATTAAACACACAGTGCTACCTTCACTTGTCACTGACATACAGATTCTAAGAACTCTCCTTGGAAAGGGCATTTGGGAGGGGATGTTGGGATGGAGCTGGATGGCACGAAGCTGGGAGCAGATGGAAAGCAGGACAGAAAACCATACTGCTGTGATTTTGTAAAACTTGGCTATGAAAAAAAGGCTCATGATGGGATCATTTATGGAAGTAGCAGAACAAGGAAAGATTCATTTCAGCATGAGAAGAGCCTGCAAAtttatgtaagaaatattttgaacacCTACCACACCCAGGCACTGGGCATACATTCTACAAGACTGTGTGTCTCtatgttcattcaacaaatgtgcaATGAGTTCCTTTACCATTGGCTGGACACAGTGGAGGGTACAAGCATCTGTAAAATAACCACTGTCCATATATGAGCATGACCACCATGTTTGAAGGCAAAAGCGAGGGGAAAATCAAGCCCTAGAGTGAGAAGAGTTGATCAAAGGGGCCAGTTCCAGCGAGATAGTAGGACGATGACTTATGTGCCCAGTTGGGAAGAGTTTTTTTGGATTGTGGGGggatatcttttcttttcatagGAGGAAATGGCCAGGTGgtccaaattttctataaaataattgggaataatatataaaaagccttaaaaatgtcCATAGCCATTGACTCAGTAATTCCTCTTTTAGAAATCTTCTTTAAGGAAATCATTAGTGCATGGTCAAAGATGAGAATGCTACAGTGGTGGCTATAGAATATGGGCCCTAAGTTCAAATGCTGGCCACTCCACTTACCAATAATAGAATCTTGAGCAAATTCCTTAACTTCACTTTCCACGTTTTAAAATAGGAAACTAACCTTTATCTATGACTATTGTGAggcttaaatgaattaatgtgtaAAACACTTGACACTTGATAAGtacaaaaatgttaaagatttaccattaaagcaaaagaaaatggaaatatcgggacacctgagtagctcagtggctgagtgtctaccttcggctcaggtcgtgatcccggggtcctggaattgagtcctacattgggctccctgcagggagcctgcttcttcctctgcctacatctctgcctctctgtgtgtgcctctcgtgagtaaataaatattttaaaataaataaaagtaaatgttaaaaaagaagaagaaaatggaaacgTCAAAAGTCTCTGGCAATAGCTTGTGGTTCCTAGAAGCAGTATGTGGCCATACAAAGTGTGACAGAAACTGCTAGTTGACCCTCAATATCTCCCTTCtcctaaagaaagagaaactaaagaagTAGAAACACTGGTCTTAGTAGACAGATAGTCACCTAGAATAAACACATTTCCCATTCTTCCTTGTAGCTGGTTGGAGCCACATGACTAGTCTGGTCAAGgggatgtgagcagaagtgacagGCATACTTTCTGGGTTGTGTCTTTAAAGATTCGGGGTAGgtcttctctatcttcttttccttccttctcattttcaCATAAATGTGGTTGAGACATCTCGGATCCTGCAGATGGGGGCCACACCTGGAGATGGCAAAGCACAGCCATAAAGGAGACTGAGCTTCTGAGCCACTGGTGCAGAAGACCACAACAGAGAAACAAATTCCTGTCTTGTTGAAACCACTTTTATTTTGCATCTCTTTCACAACCGTCAAACCTCTTTCCTATTTGCACACAGAAATATTATGCaactattttaaatgttactttaagGAGCAGTTTGAGGGTCACAAAAGAATGTTTATGATACAGTAGGTGAAAAAAACTGGACACTAAATTGTATGTATCCTATGATCTCAGTAATTCTTTGCAAAAATTCATGGTTAAAAACAGTGGAAGGAGCTATACCCAAATAGAATGAAGATTGAATATTTTCCTTCTACttgtttatgctttttaaagttttctgcaGTATATATCTAAATACTGataatgaagaaaagataaagattcTAGCCACCTGTATTTCTGACAAACCTGCCCCAACTGCCAGAAATACCCCCTTCTGCTTCTGCACTCATGGGCCATTTCATTCCTGCTCCTGTTATATTGTAAGCAAGCACTGTGTCTTATGTAACTTTGTGTTACACAGAATTTCACCTCTAGCAGACAAGTATTTGATGGATAAATCACAATTAGAAAGGCTGAGATGTTTATAAATACAGCTGACTTGAAGCAGTAACttggctggggcgcctgggtggctcagtcagttaagtgcctgactcttgatttctgctcaggtcatggtctcagggtcatgagactgagcctccTGTCCATCCCcaagctcagtgggaagtctgcttgaggactctccctctgctcttccccccactcactccctttctctctaataaataaatacatacataaacattaaaaaaaaaacaagcaaattatTCACCACCCATTGTATTTAATTGATCTTCCaatatcaaatttaaaaacaacacaaggAGTTTGTGGCGCCGGCAGGTTCGAGGCGATTCGAGCTCCAGACAGGATGATCGAGGTTGTTTGCAACGACCGTCTAGGGAAGAAGGTCCGCGTTAAGTGCAACACTGATGACACCATCGGGGACCTTAAGAAGCTGATCGCAGCCCAAACTGGCACCCGTTGGAACAAGATCGTCCTGAAGAAGTGGTACACGATTTTCAAGGACCACGTGTCTCTGGGGGACTATGAAATCCACGATGGGATGAACCTGGAGCTTTATTACCAGTAGAGCAGAATTCCTTCCATTTGGCctgtcctgcctctcccccacccccccccccggctcctctcccctcctgttggctcctctcccctcttcGCTACCATCTCCCCCACACTGATACAgatgcttgtttttaaaaactcatgttaataaaatcttagaagttgcttcaaaaaaaaaaaaaaaaaaaaaaaaacaacacaaaatttattgtagcatttaaattttacacatttttcttttgaatatttatgaCCACCCTATTAAGTATGTactattacccccattttacagatttcaaaactgaggcttaaaaagTTATTTGCCGCAGATTACAGAACTAGCAAGTGATAGGGCTGAGATTGTAACATAGATCTTTCTGACTTTACCACACTGTCctacataacatttttttatccaaacatttattttaacctTTTAACCTCCTAATAGCAGTACTAGTAATAGATAATATCTAGGCAGTGTATACCAAGTGCTAAATAATATCCTAAAcaatatttgtatgtatacacatacatacaaactcTTTTAACCCTCACAATAATCTACAGAAGTATTTATATTGTACtaataatatatttccttttttattagcTAGTTTGtaactgaaaaaggaaaatatgccctagtctaatcatgagaaaaacatcagataaaTCCCAATTAAGAGATACTGACTAGTAGCCAGTACTGACTAGTATTTATTGAAAccgtcaaggtcatcaaaaacaaggaaaatctgagaaaccatcacagccaagaggagccaaAGGAAACAGGACAACAAAATGTAATATGAGATACTGGATGGAATCTTGGAACAGGAAAAttacattaagtaaaaaaaacaaaaacaaaaaaggaaattcaaaagaGGCCTGTAAACAGCacatcaatattggttcattgtGACAAATTGTGAAAAATGTATCATACTAATAATACAAGATGCTAATAATAGGGGAAATTGGATGTAGGTATATGGAAACTCTCTACGATATTcgtaatttttctgtaaatttaaaactctcctaaatttaaaagttttttgacATACcttatttgtgcatttatttatttacttatttacttatttataattccagtatacttaacatacagtgttatattagtttcaaatataccatatagtgattcaacatttccatacatggtgttcatcatgataagtgtgttcttaatctccttcacctgtttcacccagcccgcccacccctctcccctctagtaaccatctgtttgttctctatagtttagaATCTGGATTTGGcttgtctcttttctcctctttggttgctttgtttcttaaattccacatgagtgaaatcatatgatgtttgtctttctctgacttatttcacttagcataataccctctaggtccatctatgttgctgcaaatggcaagatttctcattttttttaaagatttgatttatttattcatgagagacacagagagagagagagagagagagagagagagagagagagagagaggcagagacacaggcagagagagaagcaggctccatgcagggagcccgatgcgggactcgatcccgggactccaggatcacatcctgggccaaaggcaggcgctaaaccactgagccacccagtaatCCCCAAGATTTCgcatttttatggctaatattccattgcatatacatataccgtatcttctttattcattcatctattgatggacagttggattacttccataatttgcctattgAAAGCAATGTTGCAATAAACAGGGGTGCACATATCCttatgaattagtgttttcatattctttgggtaaatacccagtagtatgattgctagatcatatggtaattctatttttaactttttgaggaacctccatactatgctccacagtggctgcaccagtttgcatttctatcaacagtgcataagggttgcttcttctccacatcctccctaacacttgttgtttcttgtgtttttgattttaatcactctgacaggtgtgaggcgatatctcattgtggttttgatttgcatttccctgatgatgagtgatgttgaacatcttttcaagtgtctgttgaccatcagatgtcttctttggagaaatgtctattcctgcctctgcccattttttagttgaaTTATCTGCTTTTCTgaatgttgagttgtataagttttgtatgttttggatactaaccctttattggatgtcAGCTGCAAATACCTTCCCCCATTCCatagttgtcttttagttttgttgatagtttcgtttgctgtgtagaagctttttatttcaatggAGTCCCTATAGTTTAGttttgctcttgttttccttgccttgggagacatatctagaaaaatgttactacaGCCAATGTCACAAAAGCTACTGTCTATGCTCTcgtctaggatttttatggtttcaggtccaTAATTaattttgaggggttttttttgtgcatggtgtaagaaagtgtcccgcttcattctttttgcatgttgctgtccggttttcccaacaccatttgttgaagagacattttcccattgcatatttttgcctgctttgtcaaagattaattgaccatataactgtgggtttatttctgggctttctattctgttccattgatttatgtttctataaaaagtttattttttaaaaaaaggaatacatgaatttggaaaaaaaaatctcacacagaaccagaatatataaaatgcaacAACAGTAAGTCTGCCTCTTATTTTAGACTCTATTCTCTTGGTTCCCCTTCCCAGAAG
The genomic region above belongs to Vulpes lagopus strain Blue_001 chromosome 3, ASM1834538v1, whole genome shotgun sequence and contains:
- the LOC121487735 gene encoding ubiquitin-like protein 5; translated protein: MIEVVCNDRLGKKVRVKCNTDDTIGDLKKLIAAQTGTRWNKIVLKKWYTIFKDHVSLGDYEIHDGMNLELYYQ